The stretch of DNA ACGAAATCTGGATTGATCAACATCAGTGGATTATTGATAAATTTTTATTTGCTCGTCAAGAATATGCTTTTGGCGACCAGTATGATTATTTCGATCATGCTAATTGTATTGGTTGGACACGTCTCGGCGATGAAGAACACCCAGGCGGAATGGCTGTGGTGTTAAGTAATGGCGGAGAAGGTACTAAATGGATGGAAGTTGGTAAGCCTAACCATACTTACATTGATCTTACCGAACATATCAAAGAACCTATTGTAACTAATGATAAGGGTTGGGCAGAATTCCGCTGTCCAGCAGGTTCAGTTTCGGTTTGGGTACCCAAATCAGCTAATTAAAAGCAGTCTAGTTTAATCTGGTGCGTATGAACGCATTTTAGCTCTTGATCTGTAGGGGGAATTCATGAATTCCCCCTACTCATTGATTATTGATCAATTGCCACTAATGTGGACAAATATTTCCCGTTGATGACTTCTTTGACGATGTTCCCAAAGATAAATTCCTTGCCAAGTCCCTAACACTAATCTATTTCTAGCAATTGGGATTTGTTCCGAGGTATGAGTTAAAGCAGAACGAATATGAGCAGGCATATCATCGGGACCTTCAGCATTGTGAATGTAGCGCATAGGATCTTCTGGAACTAATTTCGCTAAAAAATTAGATAAATCTGTTAAAACGTCAGGGTCAGCATTTTCCTGAATTACTAAGGAGGCAGAAGTATGACGGACAAAAACGGTACATAGTCCCATTTCTACGCCTGATTCGGCTACTATTTGTTCTATTTGACTTGTAATCTTATGGAGAGCTTTCCCTGTGGTTTTAAGTCTAAGTGC from Stanieria cyanosphaera PCC 7437 encodes:
- a CDS encoding secondary thiamine-phosphate synthase enzyme YjbQ codes for the protein MTHYQKALRLKTTGKALHKITSQIEQIVAESGVEMGLCTVFVRHTSASLVIQENADPDVLTDLSNFLAKLVPEDPMRYIHNAEGPDDMPAHIRSALTHTSEQIPIARNRLVLGTWQGIYLWEHRQRSHQREIFVHISGN